DNA from Geobacter sulfurreducens PCA:
TATTGATGACGATGTGGAGGGTGCCGCCGGTCCGGTATCCTTCAAGCTGCGAGAGGTTCAGGGTCTCGGCCACCACCCCCTGGCCGGCAAAGGCGGCATCGCCGTGGATCAGCACCGGCAGGACCCGCCTGTCCCCCCCCGGCCCCCGGGCGTCCTGACGGGCCCGGCATTTCCCCTCCACCACCGGGTTCACCGCCTCCAGGTGCGAGGGGTTGAAGGCCAGAGTCAGGTGGATGCTGCTGCCGTCGGCGAACCGGCGGTCGCTGGAGAACCCCTTGTGGTACTTCACGTCGCCGTCCCCCACGAACGCCAGCTCCACGTTGTCGGCGAACTCGGCAAAGATATTTTCCACCGGCTTGCCGATGATGGTGGCCAGCACGTTCAGCCGCCCCCGGTGGGCCATGCCGAGCACCAGGTCATCCACGCCGAGCCGGGCCGCGCGTTCCACCACGGCATCCAGGGCGGGAATCAGCGCCTCCCCTCCCTCAAGGGAAAAGCGCTTCTGCCCCAGGAATTTCCGGTGCAGGAACTCCTCGAACAGGGACGCCTCCCTGAGCTTCTCGAGGATGCGCAGCTTCTGGTCCAGGGAAACAGGCGGCCGGTTCCGGACCGGCTCCATCCGCTCGATCAGCCAAGTCCGCTCGGCAGGGTCCTGGATGTGCATGAACTCCACACCCACGGAACGGCAGTAGGTCTCCCGGAGCGTTGCCAGAATCTCCCGCAACGTCGCCTCGCTCTTGAGGAAACGGCGCGCCCGGAAGGTACGGTCCAGGTCCGACTGGTCCAGGTCGTACTGCTCCAGCGCCAGGAGCGGGTGTTCCAGCTTGCAGGGAGAGAGGGGATCGGTGCAGGCCAGCAGGTGGCCCAGGTCGCGGTAGCGATAGATGAGAGAGTCGACCGCCGACTGCTTGGCGGCCAGCTCGGGGGTGGGGCATTCGGCCGACGGCTCGCCGCGCCCCAGCTCGTAGCCGGTGAAAAACGCGCGCCACTCGGCGGAAACCGACGCGGGATCGGCCTGCCAGGATTGGAAGAGGGATTCGATGAACTCGGGGTCGGCCCCTGCGGCAAAGGTCATGACAGCGTCCTTGGTTGAAGTGACGCGGATAAGTATAACAGAGGGGAAAGCGGTTTCAAACCGAACCGGCGCGGGGCGCGGGCCGGCAGGATGCTCAGCCGGGCCTATCCGGCCGGGTCGGGGGACAGGTACCTGACGGCCCAGGCGGCGATGATGCCGGCGGCATAGCGGGCGTCCTCCTCGGCCAGGAGCAGGTGGTCGGCCCGGTCCAGGGCCACCAGGCTCCTGGGCTGGGGGGCCAGGGAGAAGATCCGCTCGGCGTGGTGGAAGCCCACCACCTGGTCGTCGGGGGCATGGAGTATGAGGAGCGGCACGCCGAGGGTGGCGATGGCCCCATCAAGGCGGACGCCGGTCACGTCGTCCAGGAACGAGCGGCCGAGTCGGAAGGGGCGGCCGGCCACCATGACCTGGGCCGAGCCGTTCTGCGCCAGTTCGTCCTCCTTGCCGGTGAATAGGTGGCGCAGCCCCGCCGGGCTCGCCGGTGAGCCGATGACCACGACCGCCCGGCAGCCCTTGATGGCTCCGGCCGCGGCAAGGCAGGTGGTGCCGCCGAGGGAATGGCCGATGAGCAGGCTGGGCGTGGCATGGGAGCGCTCCAGGAACGAGGCGGCCGCCAGCAGATCGTCCACGGTGGAGGTGAAACCGGTTTCGCTGAAGTCCCCCCCGCTCTCCCCGAGCCCCGTGAAGTCGAAGCGGAGCACGCCGATCCCCTGCTCCGTGAGCACCCGGTTGATGGCGACCATGGATTTCAGCTCCTTGGAGCAGGTGAAACAGTGGGCAAAGAGGGCGAAGGCGACCGGCTCCCGCCCCTCCGGCAGATCGAGGATGCCGGAGAGTTCCGCGCCGCGGCCGCCGGGGAAACGGAGGCGGCGCGAGATCATTCCTTCTCCCCCTCGCCGGCCCGGTCGAGTACGAGCGATGCCGAGTTAATGCAGTAGCGCCGGCCGGTGGGGGCCGGGCCGTCCGGGAACAGGTGCCCCAGGTGGGCGCCGCAGGAGGCGCAGTGGACTTCGGTCCGGTGCATGAAGAAACTCCGGTCCTCCTCGCTCTCCACCCCGTCTCCGTCCAGGGGAGCGGTGAAGCTGGGCCAGCCGGTGCCGGAGTCGAACTTGTCCGCGGAGTCGAACAGGGGCGCGCCGCAGCAGACGCAGCGGTAAGTCCCCCTGTCGTGGCAGTCCCAGTAGGCGCCGGTAAAAGCCGGCTCGGTCCCCTTGCGGCGGGTGATCTCGTACTGCTCCGGGGTCAGCTGCCCGCGCCACTGGGCATCGGTTTTCTCGATCTTCCTTTTCATGATGCGCCTCCGTGCTCCCTGCTCCTTAGCCCAGCTTCTTTCCCGCCCGGCGGAGCAGGATCGAGTTGGTCACCACCGACACCGAGGAAAAGGCCATGGCAAGCCCGGCGAATTCGGGCCGGAGCGTGATCCCCAGCGGATAGTAGAGGACCCCGGCGGCCACGGGGATGCCGAGGATGTTGTAGAACAGGGCCCAGAAGAGATTCTGCTTCACCTTGGCCAGGGTCGCCCGCCCCAGGCGGATGGCGCGCACGGCATCCATGAGGTCGTCCCGCACCAGGATCACGTCGCCGGTCTCCTTGGCCACGTCGGTGCCGCCGCCGATGGCGATCCCCACGTCGGCCCGGGCCAGGGCCGGGGCATCGTTGATCCCGTCGCCCACCATGGCAGTGAAGTACCCCTTTGCCTGGTACTCCCGCACGATTTCCTCCTTGCGGCCCGGCAGGACTTCGGCCTCGAAGCTGTCAACCCCCGCCTCCCGGGCCACGGCGGCCGCCACCTCCCGGTGGTCGCCGGTGATCATGCAGGTGGCTATCCCCATTCGCTTCAGCTCGGCCACGGCCCGGGGCGAGCTCTCCTTGAGCCGGTCGGCCAGGGCCGCCACCCCCAGCAGGCGTCCCGCTTCGGCCACGAGGATGAGCGATTTCCCCTCCCCGGCCAACCGGGATGCGGCCTGCTCCAGGGGCGAAGTGTCGATGCCCGCCCCGACCAGGAACCGGGCGCTGCCGGCCGTTACCGGTTCACCGTCCAGGACGCAGGCCACGCCTCCCCCTTCGGTCTCCCGGTAGCCGTCCACCGGCGCCGGCACCACGCCCCGTCCGGCGGCGCCGCTTACCGCCGCCTGGGCCAGGGGATGGTTCGAGCGGGATTCGGCCGCGGCCAGCACCGCCAGCAGCCGCTCCTCCGTCACCCCCGGCGCCGGCACCAGGTCGGTGAGGGAGGGTTCGCCTCGGGTGAGGGTGCCGGTCTTGTCCAGCAGGATCGCCTGGACCCGGGAGATGTTCTCCAGCACCGAGCCCCGCTTGACCAGAATCCCCCGCGACAGCCCCACCCCGCTCCCCACCATGATGGCGGTGGGGGTGGCGAGCCCCATGGCGCAGGGGCAGGCGATGACCACCACGGAGATGGCCAGCTTGAAGGCAAAGAGGAACTCCTGGTGGAGCCCCCAGAACCAGAGGGCGAACGTGAGGGCCGACAGGGCGATCACCACCGGCACGAAGACCCCGGACACCCGGTCGGCGAACCGCTGGATCGGCGCCTTGTCCGCCTGGGCCTCCCGCACCATCCGCACGATCTGGGAGAGAAGCGTTTCCTCGCCGATGCGGGTGGCCCGCACCAGGAGCACGCCGCTGCGGTTCACCGTGGCCCCGGTGACCGCGGCCCCCGGCCCCTTGTCCGCCGGGATCGACTCGCCGGTCACCATGGACTCGTCCACCGACGAGGTTCCCTCCACCACCTCCCCGTCCACGGGGATCGTCTCGCCCGGCCGGACCCGGACCAGATCGCCCACCCGCACCGCCGACGCGGGGACTTCCCGCTCCTGGTCGCCGGTCACCAGCCGCGCCTTGTCCGCCTGGAGCCGCAGGAGCTTCTTCAGGGCTTCCCCCGCCTTGCCCCGGGCCCGGGCTTCCAGGTACTTGCCCAGGCGGATGAAGGCGATGAGCATGGCCGAGGTCTCAAAGAACACGTGGCCGCCATGCTCGCCGAAGGCCCCGAAAAAAGCGAAGAGGGAGTAGAAATAGGCGGCCGAGGTGCCCAGGGCAACCAGCACGTCCATGTTGGCGCTGCGGTTCTTCAGGGCGAACCAGCTCCCCCGGTAGAAGGTGAGGCCGGCCGAAAACTGGACCGCGCTGGCCAGGACCAGGTTCATCCAGCCCACGGCCCGGTTGTCGTGGAGGGTCATGGTGGCCATGATGGGGAGCGAGAGCAGAAGACTGGCAATGAACCAGTTGCGCTGGCCCTTCAACTCCGCGGCGGCCTCCCCCCCTTCCGCTTCGGGCTCCACGGGGGTGTACCCCGCGGCCACCACCAGGGCGAAGATGTCCGCCTTGCCCAGGCGGGAGGGATCGAACCGGACCAGGGCCTCCTCCTGGGCCAGGTTCACCACGGCGGCGGACACGGCCGGGTCGGCCAGGAGCTTTTTCTCCAGGTTCGCCACGCAGGAGGCGCAGTGCAGCCCCCGCACCCCGAAACGCAGCTCCCCGGCCGCCGTGCGCACCACTCCGTAGCCCAGGGCTTCCACCCGCGCCACCACGGCATCCTCGTCGATCACCCGTTCGTCGAACTCCACGGACAACTCGGCGGTGGCGAAGTTGACCACGGCCGAGGCAATGCCCGCCACGCCGCCCAGCTCCTTCTCGATCCGGGCCGCGCACCCGGCGCAGCTCATGCCGGTGATGGGAAACAAGACCTTACGCATTCGGATGTCCCTCCGTCAGATATCCCCGCAGCTCGGCCGCGCAGATCTTCACCACTGCCGCCACCGGCACCGCCAGCACCACCCCCCAGAAGCCCATGAGCTCGCCCATGGCCATGAGGACAAAGATGACCGCCAGGGGGTTAAGCCGCAAAGTCCCCCGCATGAGGAGCGGCTTGATCAGGTTCCCTTCTATGATAACGCTGATCACGAAATATGCCGCGCAGACCAGGGGGATCACCGACATGTCGCCGGTTTCCGCATAGCCGATCAGGGCCGGCGGGATCACCGCCACCATCACCCCCACAAAGGGGACCACCGACGCGAATCCGGCCACCAGTCCGTTGAGCAGCGGAAACTCGATGCCGATGGCGTAGAGGGCCAGAGCCGACAGGATACCCACGATGACGCAGTCCAGGAGTTGCGCCAGGATAAAGCGCTCCAGGGACCGCTTGATCCGTCCTCCCATCTCCCGGAACGACGGCCGCTCCCGGTGGGGGACGAACCGGAGGACCAAGTCCTTCACAAAATCCTTGTAGTAGAGCATGAAGAAAACGAGGATCGGGGCGAGCACCAGGTTGAAGAGACCGAAGAAGGCCCGCGTGAGTTGCTGGTATCCCTTGCCCGTGAGCTCAAGGGCCAGCTTCTTCAGGGATTCCTCGGCCCGGGCGATGAGCCAGGTTCCCTCCTCGCCGCCGTAATAGGGGGTAAGGCGACCCTTCCACGTCTCCATGACCAGTTGCAGATTATCCACGTAGCGGGGGACCGCCCGGGGGAAGGCCTCCAGCTGGTGGCTGAGGTAGGGGATCAGGAGGATCAGGGCCAGGAGGATTCCCACGGCAATGGAGAGATAGAGCACGGCAATGGCCGGCAGCCGCCCCAGCCCCTTGGCCTCCATGAATTTCATGGCCGGATTGAGAAGATAGGCAATGACCAGCGAGGTGAGGACCGCCGACAGGGAGTGGACGGCGAAATGGCCCGCCAGGAGCACCAGCCCGAAGGTTATGGCCAGGAACCAGGCGATATGGGCCGCGTCGCGGGGGCGCACCGCCTAGCTCCGGAAATCGCCGCGACGGAGGTGGTCGGCGGCGGCACGCACGGCGGCGGCAATGGGAATGGCCAGCAGGATGCCCCAGAAACCCATGAGTTCGCCGAACACCATGACCACGATGATGGTCACCAGGGGGTTCAGGTCCATGGACTCCTTGAAGACCAGCGGCTTCACCAGGTAGCCTTCCAGAAAGTAGATGACCGAGAAGGCGCCGATCACCTGGAGGAGCACCATGCCGCTCTCGTACTGGACATAGGCGAAGAACAGGGGCGGCAGGGTTGCCAGGATGACCCCGATGAAGGGGAGAACCGAGGCGAGTCCCGCGAATATGCCGTTGACGATGGGATAGTCGATGCCGATGACGAAGAGCGCCACCGTGGACAGGACCGCCACGATGACCGAAACCATGAACTGGCCGCGGATGTAGCCGCCGATGCTCTCGTTGACCTCCCGCCCCAGGGCCAGCAAGACCTCGCGGCGGGACGCGGGGAGCCACGCCGCCGCTGTCTCCATGAACTCCTTCTTGTACCAGAGCATGAAGAACACGAGAATCGGCGCGAGCACCAGGTTGAACAGATTGAAGACGAGCCCCTCGGCAGCGGCGTAGACCCCGGCGCCGAGCTTGGCCAGCAGCTTGTCGGCCTGGCCGGCGGCGGTATCGAAGAGCCAGCGCCACTCCTCCACCGCATAGGGAGGGACCGCCCGGCTCTTCCAGGCGAACACGATCTGCTTCCCCTTCTGGAGATAGGCGGGGAGCCCGGTGATGAACGCCTCCCAGCGCAGGCTGAGAAACGGCACGAGCACGATGAAGAAGAAGACGGAGAAAACCGCGAGAAGCGCGTAGAGGAAGAGGATGCCCCACGGACGGCGCACGCCGCGGCGCTCCATCACAACGAGGACGGGGTCCAGGAGATAGGCGGTAACGAAGGACAGCAGGAAGCAGGAGACCGTATGCCTGATCGCGTAGCCTGCGGCGATCAGCGCCCCGCCCACCAGCAGCGCCGCCACGACCCTGTTCACCGCCGGTTGTTTGTCAGCCATCGTCCGCTCCTGTGGGGCGCCGGCGTGCGGCACCCTCAGAAATCCTCCTCTTCGGCGCCGAAGAGATCGTTCTCCTCCAGCCACCGCCGGGCCCGGTCGGAGATGAGCTCCTCCTTCATGGCCATGTAGCGGTCGAACTCCTCGGGATAGAACGACAGGATCTCGTCCAGCCGACCGTAGGGCTTTTTCCCTTCGAAGGAGCGCAGCAGCATCCCCTTGAGGCTCGCATTGTCGAGCCCCCTGATGAACTCGTGGAGCAGCAGCCGTTCCTGATCGTAATCGAAGCCGGGGATGCGGAGGAATCGGTCCTCGCTCTCTTCCATCTCCCGCCAGAAATCGTCATCGTCGAAATCGGACGGCACGGCAAAGATGTCGCCCGTTTCCCGATCGAGAAAATAGGCCAGTGCCGTTTCCGGATTTTCGAACGCCTCCAGGAGATCATCCCAGAGTATTTCAATGTCGCGCATGAATCCCATGTTCACCTTACGCCTCGCCCGCCTCAACGCGCCTTTACCTTTGGCGGCCTTTCGATTATAGTGCCGCCATGCGCGCAATCTTCATCGCCGACGCCCACCTGCGGCAGCCGGGGGACCGAAACTACCGGCTGCTCATGGAGTTCCTGGCCGGGCTCCGGGGCAACGTCGACACCCTCTACATTCTCGGCGACCTCTTCGAGTTCTGGATCGGCTACGATCCGGTCCCCTTCACCCACTACCTCCCCCTTCTCGACCGGCTGCGGGAGCTGGTCGACAGCGGGGTCCGGATCGAGTACTTCGAAGGGAACCACGACTTCCACATGGGGCCGTTTTTCACGGAGACGCTCAGGGCAACGGTCCACCCGGGCCCCGCCGTGATCGACATCCAGGGGGAGCGGCTCTATCTCTGCCACGGGGACGAGGTCAACCGGAAGGACTATCCCTACCGGCTCCTGCGGTTCATCCTCCACAGCTCCCTGACGCGGGCGGCCACCCGCATCGTCCCCCCCGCCGTGACCTGCCGGATCGCCGTGGGCATGTCGCGGGAAAGCCGCAAAAACCACGGCCGGCGCCGGCACCGCTGGGACTACGCCGCCATCCTCCGGGCCTTCGCCGCCGAGCGCTTCCGGGAAGGATGCCGCGCAGTCGTCGCCGGACACTTCCACCAGCCGTTCATCGATCGCAACGACGACGGCACGGTCCTGCTCTCCCTGGGCGACTGGCTCACCCACTACACCTACGGCGAATGGAGCGACGGCACCCTTTCGCTGAAGACCTACGGAACACCGTAACCCCGCCGCTAGACCCCGAACAGCGCCCGGTACTTTTTCACCCGCTCTTCCAGCGTCGGCGCCGCAATCCGGCGGCAGATCTCGTCGGGGCGGTACCCCCGGCAGACCGCCGGCCGCTCGTCGTAGATGGCGCACAGCCCACCCTCGCCCAGATGGGGACAACGCACGCCCACCGGCTTGCCCAGCGCGCTGATGTCGGGTGCGGTGCAGCAGGTACCGCATCTGAGACAGTCCATAATAACCCGGATCGTTGGCTACGGATTTCAGGCGACCGCCGCCGCCCGTCCTATTTGAAGAAGGCCTCCAAGGCCTGCTCGCCCACGTAGGACGCCTTGATCTTCCACTTGTCCTGGTTGATGACGAGGGCTGCCAGGGCTATTTGCGGGTTGTCGGTGGGAGCATAGGCGGCGAACCAGCTGTAGTGGCCCTCGGGGTCGGTACCGTTGATGGAACCGGTCTTGGCGGCAATGGAGATGTCCGCCAGCTTGGGTCGACCGCGCTGGTCATGGAACGCCCGGCGGGAAGTGCCGGTGGTCACGGTGGAGGACAGCATCCGCGTGAGCTGCGCTGAAACGTCGGCCGTGGTCACGGTCCGCAGCGGCCGGGGCTGGTGGGTATAGGCGACCTTTCCCGACGGGTCGCGGATCTCGTCAGCCAGGGAGGGGACGAGCATGGTGCCGCCGTTGGCAACCGTGGCCATCAGCACCGCCGCATGGAGCGGCGAAATCTTCACCTCGCGCCCGAGCCCGGCCCCCATGAGGCGCAGATCGTCGTCGGTGGCGGGGTGCTCGGCCTTGCTGGGCAGGACGGGCGTGCCGGGAAGCAGCGCATGGTTGAAGCCGAACCGCTCCGCGCAGCGAAGGACCGAATCGCGCCCGGCCACGTCGCAGGCAAGCCGGCCGAAGACCGGGTTCACCGATTTTCCCATGGCGGTGGTCAGATCCATCTCCTGGGCGCCCCGCTTTGGCAGGTCGCTCCAGTGGCGGGAACTCTCCGAGTAGAGCCCCCCCCTGAAGGGAATCACGGTGTCGGGAGAGACCTTGCCCTGTTCAAGGGCAGCGGTGGCGGTAATGATCTTGAACAGCGACGCCATGGGGTAGATGCCGTAGAACGCCTGCTGCTCCCAGCCCGGCAGGATCGAGGAATGGGCCACCATGGCCAGGATCCGGCCGCTGCGCGGCTCCACCGCCACGAAAACCCCGTAGGGAACCTGGAACTGGGCCAGGACGTCCTTGACCCGCTCCTGGACCTCTTCATTGATGGCATACACCACCGTGCCTCCGCCCGCGAGGGGGGCCACGAGGCGGCCCCCTTCGGCACGAGCCGTGGGGAAGGCACCGGCGGCCAGGCGGAAGGCGCCGAAGCTGTCCAGGTCCTTGAGGCTCAGCTTGCCCGGATGGGCCTCTTCGCGGACGCTGGAAACGGCGGGCCGGCCCGAAAGAAGAAGGGACAGAACCGGGTAGGCGACCAGGAGCGCGGCAATGACGGGAAGCAGGAAGCGGAGACGTTTCTTGCGGGGAGGAGGCTCATCGAGCCTCTTGAAGGCATTGCGGGAGTCGTTCTTCCTCGGCGAGAGGAAAGAGGAGGCGGAGAATCGTTTCTTGCTTGTTAAATGTTTAAAATCCTGCATGTATGTTCATTTCGCACGGACA
Protein-coding regions in this window:
- a CDS encoding UDP-2,3-diacylglucosamine diphosphatase; amino-acid sequence: MRAIFIADAHLRQPGDRNYRLLMEFLAGLRGNVDTLYILGDLFEFWIGYDPVPFTHYLPLLDRLRELVDSGVRIEYFEGNHDFHMGPFFTETLRATVHPGPAVIDIQGERLYLCHGDEVNRKDYPYRLLRFILHSSLTRAATRIVPPAVTCRIAVGMSRESRKNHGRRRHRWDYAAILRAFAAERFREGCRAVVAGHFHQPFIDRNDDGTVLLSLGDWLTHYTYGEWSDGTLSLKTYGTP
- a CDS encoding alpha/beta hydrolase family protein; its protein translation is MISRRLRFPGGRGAELSGILDLPEGREPVAFALFAHCFTCSKELKSMVAINRVLTEQGIGVLRFDFTGLGESGGDFSETGFTSTVDDLLAAASFLERSHATPSLLIGHSLGGTTCLAAAGAIKGCRAVVVIGSPASPAGLRHLFTGKEDELAQNGSAQVMVAGRPFRLGRSFLDDVTGVRLDGAIATLGVPLLILHAPDDQVVGFHHAERIFSLAPQPRSLVALDRADHLLLAEEDARYAAGIIAAWAVRYLSPDPAG
- a CDS encoding AI-2E family transporter, producing the protein MRPRDAAHIAWFLAITFGLVLLAGHFAVHSLSAVLTSLVIAYLLNPAMKFMEAKGLGRLPAIAVLYLSIAVGILLALILLIPYLSHQLEAFPRAVPRYVDNLQLVMETWKGRLTPYYGGEEGTWLIARAEESLKKLALELTGKGYQQLTRAFFGLFNLVLAPILVFFMLYYKDFVKDLVLRFVPHRERPSFREMGGRIKRSLERFILAQLLDCVIVGILSALALYAIGIEFPLLNGLVAGFASVVPFVGVMVAVIPPALIGYAETGDMSVIPLVCAAYFVISVIIEGNLIKPLLMRGTLRLNPLAVIFVLMAMGELMGFWGVVLAVPVAAVVKICAAELRGYLTEGHPNA
- a CDS encoding heavy metal translocating P-type ATPase produces the protein MRKVLFPITGMSCAGCAARIEKELGGVAGIASAVVNFATAELSVEFDERVIDEDAVVARVEALGYGVVRTAAGELRFGVRGLHCASCVANLEKKLLADPAVSAAVVNLAQEEALVRFDPSRLGKADIFALVVAAGYTPVEPEAEGGEAAAELKGQRNWFIASLLLSLPIMATMTLHDNRAVGWMNLVLASAVQFSAGLTFYRGSWFALKNRSANMDVLVALGTSAAYFYSLFAFFGAFGEHGGHVFFETSAMLIAFIRLGKYLEARARGKAGEALKKLLRLQADKARLVTGDQEREVPASAVRVGDLVRVRPGETIPVDGEVVEGTSSVDESMVTGESIPADKGPGAAVTGATVNRSGVLLVRATRIGEETLLSQIVRMVREAQADKAPIQRFADRVSGVFVPVVIALSALTFALWFWGLHQEFLFAFKLAISVVVIACPCAMGLATPTAIMVGSGVGLSRGILVKRGSVLENISRVQAILLDKTGTLTRGEPSLTDLVPAPGVTEERLLAVLAAAESRSNHPLAQAAVSGAAGRGVVPAPVDGYRETEGGGVACVLDGEPVTAGSARFLVGAGIDTSPLEQAASRLAGEGKSLILVAEAGRLLGVAALADRLKESSPRAVAELKRMGIATCMITGDHREVAAAVAREAGVDSFEAEVLPGRKEEIVREYQAKGYFTAMVGDGINDAPALARADVGIAIGGGTDVAKETGDVILVRDDLMDAVRAIRLGRATLAKVKQNLFWALFYNILGIPVAAGVLYYPLGITLRPEFAGLAMAFSSVSVVTNSILLRRAGKKLG
- a CDS encoding penicillin-binding transpeptidase domain-containing protein, giving the protein MQDFKHLTSKKRFSASSFLSPRKNDSRNAFKRLDEPPPRKKRLRFLLPVIAALLVAYPVLSLLLSGRPAVSSVREEAHPGKLSLKDLDSFGAFRLAAGAFPTARAEGGRLVAPLAGGGTVVYAINEEVQERVKDVLAQFQVPYGVFVAVEPRSGRILAMVAHSSILPGWEQQAFYGIYPMASLFKIITATAALEQGKVSPDTVIPFRGGLYSESSRHWSDLPKRGAQEMDLTTAMGKSVNPVFGRLACDVAGRDSVLRCAERFGFNHALLPGTPVLPSKAEHPATDDDLRLMGAGLGREVKISPLHAAVLMATVANGGTMLVPSLADEIRDPSGKVAYTHQPRPLRTVTTADVSAQLTRMLSSTVTTGTSRRAFHDQRGRPKLADISIAAKTGSINGTDPEGHYSWFAAYAPTDNPQIALAALVINQDKWKIKASYVGEQALEAFFK
- a CDS encoding AI-2E family transporter, which encodes MADKQPAVNRVVAALLVGGALIAAGYAIRHTVSCFLLSFVTAYLLDPVLVVMERRGVRRPWGILFLYALLAVFSVFFFIVLVPFLSLRWEAFITGLPAYLQKGKQIVFAWKSRAVPPYAVEEWRWLFDTAAGQADKLLAKLGAGVYAAAEGLVFNLFNLVLAPILVFFMLWYKKEFMETAAAWLPASRREVLLALGREVNESIGGYIRGQFMVSVIVAVLSTVALFVIGIDYPIVNGIFAGLASVLPFIGVILATLPPLFFAYVQYESGMVLLQVIGAFSVIYFLEGYLVKPLVFKESMDLNPLVTIIVVMVFGELMGFWGILLAIPIAAAVRAAADHLRRGDFRS
- a CDS encoding UPF0158 family protein, yielding MGFMRDIEILWDDLLEAFENPETALAYFLDRETGDIFAVPSDFDDDDFWREMEESEDRFLRIPGFDYDQERLLLHEFIRGLDNASLKGMLLRSFEGKKPYGRLDEILSFYPEEFDRYMAMKEELISDRARRWLEENDLFGAEEEDF
- a CDS encoding YkgJ family cysteine cluster protein; the protein is MDCLRCGTCCTAPDISALGKPVGVRCPHLGEGGLCAIYDERPAVCRGYRPDEICRRIAAPTLEERVKKYRALFGV
- the msrB gene encoding peptide-methionine (R)-S-oxide reductase MsrB; translation: MKRKIEKTDAQWRGQLTPEQYEITRRKGTEPAFTGAYWDCHDRGTYRCVCCGAPLFDSADKFDSGTGWPSFTAPLDGDGVESEEDRSFFMHRTEVHCASCGAHLGHLFPDGPAPTGRRYCINSASLVLDRAGEGEKE